Proteins from a single region of Echeneis naucrates chromosome 14, fEcheNa1.1, whole genome shotgun sequence:
- the LOC115054579 gene encoding heart- and neural crest derivatives-expressed protein 1, with product MNLIGGYQHHHHLMHEPFPFVQRCHQDAPYFQSWVVNHGEVPPDFQIQAPYPAAELGAPGATHDARLEGLQAGMGKRRASGPKKERRRTESINTAFAELRECIPNVPADTKLSKIKTLRLATSYIAYLMDVLAKDSGETEGFKAEIKKIENRDLKRKRDLTDGLQDSLGAEKKVKGRTGWPQQVWALELNQ from the exons ATGAACCTCATCGGGGGCTACCAGCATCACCACCACCTGATGCACGAACCCTTCCCGTTCGTCCAGCGGTGCCACCAGGACGCGCCGTACTTCCAGAGCTGGGTGGTGAACCACGGCGAGGTGCCGCCGGACTTCCAGATCCAGGCGCCTTACCCGGCCGCGGAGCTCGGGGCGCCGGGAGCGACGCACGACGCCCGGCTGGAGGGGCTGCAGGCGGGCATGGGGAAGAGGAGAGCGTCGGGGCCGAAGAAGGAGCGCCGGAGGACGGAGAGCATCAACACGGCCTTCGCCGAGCTGCGGGAGTGCATCCCCAACGTGCCAGCGGACACCAAACTGTCTAAAATCAAAACTTTACGCCTGGCGACCAGTTACATCGCCTACCTGATGGACGTCCTGGCCAAAGACTCCGGAGAGACGGAGGGCTTTAAGGCCGAAATTAAGAAAATCGAGAACCGGGATCTGAAAAGGAAACGAGATCTG actGACGGCCTGCAGGACTCTTTAGGAGCCGAGAAGAAAGTGAAGGGCCGGACCGGATGGCCGCAGCAGGTCTGGGCTCTGGAGCTGAACCAGTGA